The following coding sequences lie in one Metopolophium dirhodum isolate CAU chromosome 5, ASM1992520v1, whole genome shotgun sequence genomic window:
- the LOC132945242 gene encoding probable tRNA(His) guanylyltransferase isoform X2, with protein sequence MHRVLHIYAKEFNTSKVMAKSKYEYVRTFEYEDRCLQNCWIVVRLDGRSFHRFTSSHKFKKPNDKRALELMNRSAAAVMEEFRDVSLAYGQSDEYSFILRKNTDLYNRRQSKIMSAINSIFSASYVYYWNTFFEDKKLLYPPSFDARIVLYPTDQNLRDYLSWRQADTHINNLYNTAFWGLITMKGLSNNEAEKVLSGTVSSEKNEILFKECGTNYNNELPIYRKGTVLVRKLVNLPPSKSKKHVICPLHVDIIGDSFWEEYNEILNLKDLILNKDFKPDDIFYLVKRS encoded by the exons at GCACAGAGTTTTGCATATATACGCTAAGGAATTCAATACCTCAAAAGTAATGGCTAAAAGCAAGTATGAATATGTGCGAACATTTGAGTATGAAGACAGATGTTTACAGAATTGTTGGATCGTTGTGAGGTTGGATGGTCGTTCGTTTCATAG gtTTACATCCtcacacaaatttaaaaaaccaaacGATAAAAGAGCTTTAGAATTAATGAACAGGTCTGCTGCAGCAGTTATGGAAGAATTCAGAGATGTGTCATTAGCTTATGGACAGAGTGATGAATATAGTTTTATTCTAAGGAAAAATACAGATCTATATAATAGACGGCAGTCAAAAATTATGTCAGCGATTAACAGCATATTTTCTGCATCATATGTATACTAttggaatacattttttgaagataaaaaacttttatatccACCATCATTTGATGCTCGAATTGTTTTATATCCAACTGATCAAAATTTACGCGATTACCTAAGTTGGCGTCAAGCAGATACccacataaataatttgtacaacaCAGCATTTTGGGGGCTTATTACAATGAAAGGATTATCAAATAATGAG GCTGAAAAAGTATTGAGTGGGACGGTGTCGtcagaaaaaaatgaaatactatTTAAAGAGTGTggaactaattataataatgagttACCAATTTATAGAAAAGGTACAGTGTTAGTAAGAAAACTTGTTAATTTACCTCCATCTAAATCCAAGAAACATGTTATATGTCCATTACATGTAGATATTATAGGTGATAGTTTCTGGGAAgagtataatgaaatattaaatttaaaggatctaatattaaataaagactTTAAGCCAGATGatattttttacttggtaaaaCGTTCTtga
- the LOC132945242 gene encoding probable tRNA(His) guanylyltransferase isoform X4, whose protein sequence is MHRVLHIYAKEFNTSKVMAKSKYEYVRTFEYEDRCLQNCWIVVRLDGRSFHRFTSSHKFKKPNDKRALELMNRSAAAVMEEFRDVSLAYGQSDEYSFILRKNTDLYNRRQSKIMSAINSIFSASYVYYWNTFFEDKKLLYPPSFDARIVLYPTDQNLRDYLSWRQADTHINNLYNTAFWGLITMKGLSNNEAEKVLSGTVSSEKNEILFKECGTNYNNELPIYRKGTVLVRKLVNLPPSKSKKHVICPLHVDIIGDSFWEEYNEILNLKDLILNKDFKPDDIFYLVKRS, encoded by the exons GCACAGAGTTTTGCATATATACGCTAAGGAATTCAATACCTCAAAAGTAATGGCTAAAAGCAAGTATGAATATGTGCGAACATTTGAGTATGAAGACAGATGTTTACAGAATTGTTGGATCGTTGTGAGGTTGGATGGTCGTTCGTTTCATAG gtTTACATCCtcacacaaatttaaaaaaccaaacGATAAAAGAGCTTTAGAATTAATGAACAGGTCTGCTGCAGCAGTTATGGAAGAATTCAGAGATGTGTCATTAGCTTATGGACAGAGTGATGAATATAGTTTTATTCTAAGGAAAAATACAGATCTATATAATAGACGGCAGTCAAAAATTATGTCAGCGATTAACAGCATATTTTCTGCATCATATGTATACTAttggaatacattttttgaagataaaaaacttttatatccACCATCATTTGATGCTCGAATTGTTTTATATCCAACTGATCAAAATTTACGCGATTACCTAAGTTGGCGTCAAGCAGATACccacataaataatttgtacaacaCAGCATTTTGGGGGCTTATTACAATGAAAGGATTATCAAATAATGAG GCTGAAAAAGTATTGAGTGGGACGGTGTCGtcagaaaaaaatgaaatactatTTAAAGAGTGTggaactaattataataatgagttACCAATTTATAGAAAAGGTACAGTGTTAGTAAGAAAACTTGTTAATTTACCTCCATCTAAATCCAAGAAACATGTTATATGTCCATTACATGTAGATATTATAGGTGATAGTTTCTGGGAAgagtataatgaaatattaaatttaaaggatctaatattaaataaagactTTAAGCCAGATGatattttttacttggtaaaaCGTTCTtga
- the LOC132945244 gene encoding thioredoxin-like protein 1, with protein sequence MVVKEIMNDSQFQEELNANGMKLVVVDFSATWCGPCKRVAPLYDDLSNKYDRAVFLKVDVDKCQETAASQGVSAMPTFILYRNKVKVAKIQGADIAAVESKIVQLYEAACAASGEDCGVPGQMDLNSFILKTQCEALNDSDDHPLSALIENSGYIESDCDQQLILSLTFTQSVKVHSIKVKAPKDNGPKLLKLFINQPNTIDFDAATCNLAIQELELKPDELDGKIVNLKYVKFQNVHNLQIFVVNNQTDEEVTRIDSLDIIGMPISTTNMGDFKRVAGKVGEAH encoded by the exons ATGGTGGTCAAAGAAATCATGAATGATTCCCAGTTTCAAGAAGAATTAAACGCAAACGGCATGAAGCTGGTCGTTGTAGACTTCTCCGCTACATGGTGTGGTCCTTGCAAACGTGTCGCGCCTCTTTACGACGATCTGTCAAACAAGTATGACCGTGCAGTGTTCCTTAAAGTGGATGTTGACAAATGCCAGGAAACTGCCGCCAGTCAAGGCGTGTCGGCTATGCCGACTTTCATACTGTATCGCAATAAGGTTAAAGTGGCAAAGATTCAGGGTGCTGATATTGCAGCCGTTGAATCAAAAATCGTACAACTGTATGAAGCAGCATGTGCCGCTTCTGGCGAAGACTGTGGAGTACCTGGTCAGATGGACCTTAACTCATTCATTTTGAAAACTCAGTGCGAGGCCCTTAATGATTCAGATGACCATCCACTGTCGGCTCTTATCGAGAACAGTGGCTATATTGAATCAGATTGCGACCAGCaacttattttatcattaacGTTCACACAATCTGTCAAAGTGCATTCTATCAAA gttaaAGCTCCTAAAGATAACGGACCAAAATTGTTGAAGTTGTTTATTAACCAGCCAAACACCATAGATTTTGATGCTGCAACATGTAATTTAGCCATACAAGAACTTGAATTAAAACCTGATGAATTAGATGGAAAAATTGTGAActtgaaatatgtaaaattccAGAACGTCCATAACCTACAgatatttgttgtaaataatcAAACTGATGAGGAAGTAACAAGAATAGATAGCTTGGATATTATTGGAATGCCTATATCTACAACTAACATGGGTGATTTCAAGCGTGTTGCTGGTAAAGTGGGAGAAGCTCATTGA
- the LOC132945242 gene encoding probable tRNA(His) guanylyltransferase isoform X1: MSLFTKKLISLRDWHRVLHIYAKEFNTSKVMAKSKYEYVRTFEYEDRCLQNCWIVVRLDGRSFHRFTSSHKFKKPNDKRALELMNRSAAAVMEEFRDVSLAYGQSDEYSFILRKNTDLYNRRQSKIMSAINSIFSASYVYYWNTFFEDKKLLYPPSFDARIVLYPTDQNLRDYLSWRQADTHINNLYNTAFWGLITMKGLSNNEAEKVLSGTVSSEKNEILFKECGTNYNNELPIYRKGTVLVRKLVNLPPSKSKKHVICPLHVDIIGDSFWEEYNEILNLKDLILNKDFKPDDIFYLVKRS, translated from the exons ATGTCATTATTTACGAAAAAATTGATAAGTCTACGAGACtg GCACAGAGTTTTGCATATATACGCTAAGGAATTCAATACCTCAAAAGTAATGGCTAAAAGCAAGTATGAATATGTGCGAACATTTGAGTATGAAGACAGATGTTTACAGAATTGTTGGATCGTTGTGAGGTTGGATGGTCGTTCGTTTCATAG gtTTACATCCtcacacaaatttaaaaaaccaaacGATAAAAGAGCTTTAGAATTAATGAACAGGTCTGCTGCAGCAGTTATGGAAGAATTCAGAGATGTGTCATTAGCTTATGGACAGAGTGATGAATATAGTTTTATTCTAAGGAAAAATACAGATCTATATAATAGACGGCAGTCAAAAATTATGTCAGCGATTAACAGCATATTTTCTGCATCATATGTATACTAttggaatacattttttgaagataaaaaacttttatatccACCATCATTTGATGCTCGAATTGTTTTATATCCAACTGATCAAAATTTACGCGATTACCTAAGTTGGCGTCAAGCAGATACccacataaataatttgtacaacaCAGCATTTTGGGGGCTTATTACAATGAAAGGATTATCAAATAATGAG GCTGAAAAAGTATTGAGTGGGACGGTGTCGtcagaaaaaaatgaaatactatTTAAAGAGTGTggaactaattataataatgagttACCAATTTATAGAAAAGGTACAGTGTTAGTAAGAAAACTTGTTAATTTACCTCCATCTAAATCCAAGAAACATGTTATATGTCCATTACATGTAGATATTATAGGTGATAGTTTCTGGGAAgagtataatgaaatattaaatttaaaggatctaatattaaataaagactTTAAGCCAGATGatattttttacttggtaaaaCGTTCTtga
- the LOC132945242 gene encoding probable tRNA(His) guanylyltransferase isoform X3 yields MHRVLHIYAKEFNTSKVMAKSKYEYVRTFEYEDRCLQNCWIVVRLDGRSFHRFTSSHKFKKPNDKRALELMNRSAAAVMEEFRDVSLAYGQSDEYSFILRKNTDLYNRRQSKIMSAINSIFSASYVYYWNTFFEDKKLLYPPSFDARIVLYPTDQNLRDYLSWRQADTHINNLYNTAFWGLITMKGLSNNEAEKVLSGTVSSEKNEILFKECGTNYNNELPIYRKGTVLVRKLVNLPPSKSKKHVICPLHVDIIGDSFWEEYNEILNLKDLILNKDFKPDDIFYLVKRS; encoded by the exons AT GCACAGAGTTTTGCATATATACGCTAAGGAATTCAATACCTCAAAAGTAATGGCTAAAAGCAAGTATGAATATGTGCGAACATTTGAGTATGAAGACAGATGTTTACAGAATTGTTGGATCGTTGTGAGGTTGGATGGTCGTTCGTTTCATAG gtTTACATCCtcacacaaatttaaaaaaccaaacGATAAAAGAGCTTTAGAATTAATGAACAGGTCTGCTGCAGCAGTTATGGAAGAATTCAGAGATGTGTCATTAGCTTATGGACAGAGTGATGAATATAGTTTTATTCTAAGGAAAAATACAGATCTATATAATAGACGGCAGTCAAAAATTATGTCAGCGATTAACAGCATATTTTCTGCATCATATGTATACTAttggaatacattttttgaagataaaaaacttttatatccACCATCATTTGATGCTCGAATTGTTTTATATCCAACTGATCAAAATTTACGCGATTACCTAAGTTGGCGTCAAGCAGATACccacataaataatttgtacaacaCAGCATTTTGGGGGCTTATTACAATGAAAGGATTATCAAATAATGAG GCTGAAAAAGTATTGAGTGGGACGGTGTCGtcagaaaaaaatgaaatactatTTAAAGAGTGTggaactaattataataatgagttACCAATTTATAGAAAAGGTACAGTGTTAGTAAGAAAACTTGTTAATTTACCTCCATCTAAATCCAAGAAACATGTTATATGTCCATTACATGTAGATATTATAGGTGATAGTTTCTGGGAAgagtataatgaaatattaaatttaaaggatctaatattaaataaagactTTAAGCCAGATGatattttttacttggtaaaaCGTTCTtga